The following nucleotide sequence is from Flavimarina sp. Hel_I_48.
CTTCAATGCTTCTTCTGTTTTCCCTACTGAAGCGACTTCCGGCCAGGTATAGACAACTCCCGGGATCAAATTATAATCAATATGTGGTTTTTGACCTGCGATGATTTCGGCTACAAAAACACCTTCTTCTTCTGCCTTATGGGCCAGCATGGCACCTTTTACCACATCACCAATTGCATAAATATTTTTGACTTCGGTTTGCAACTGCCTGTTTACCTCAACACGGCCACGATCATCGGTCTTAATGCCTACCGCTTCTAAATTGACGCCCTCGGTAAATGCTTTTCTTCCTACGGAAACCAGCACATAATCACCCTTAAATTCAACTTCCTTATCCTTTTTATCAGTCGCCCTGACCGTTACTTCATCCCCATTGCGCTCAACCACTGTAACTTTATGGGATACATTGAATTTAACACCCTGCTTTTTCATCACCTTCATGAGTTCTTTGCTCTGGGCAGCATCCATGGTTGGGATAATACGGTCTAGATATTCAATTACGGTAACCTCAGAACCCAAACGTTTGTAAACCTGGCCAAGTTCCAGCCCTATGACACCGCCGCCTATAACGATCATATGTTTTGGGATCTCTTTAAGCTTTAAGCTTTCTGTAGAAGTTATGATGCGTTCTTTATCGATCGCTATAAATGGAAGGCTTGCCGGTTTGCTTCCGGTAGCGATGATAATATTTTTTGCCTCTATTACCTGACCTTCCCCTTCCGCGGAAGCAATATGAACGTGCGTCTTATCCTTAAAACTGCCCACACCCTGATACGTATCAATCTCATTTTTGTTCATCAGGAACTCAATTCCTTTTGTGGTCTGCTCCACGACGCTGGCTTTACGCTCCATCATCTTTTGCAGATTGACCTTCACCTCACCAGGAATCTCGATACCGTGCTCTTCAAAATGTTTTACCGCGTCCTCAAAGTGATGCGAAGAATCCAGCAACGCCTTAGAAGGGATACAACCCACATTGAGGCAGGTGCCGCCCATTGTTGAATATTTTTCTATTATAGCGGTTTTTAAACCTAACTGGGCGCAGCGTATGGCGGCCACATAACCGCCAGGACCTGAACCAATGACAGCAACGTCGTATGAACTCATAGTTTTTAGCTTTCTTGTTTTTAAAGCTCTAAAGGTACGATACTCCTATAGGGTGTGCAATTTTGCCTATTGCAAATAATTTAGTGTGGTTAACTTACTTTGTCAAACGAAATGCGTCGAAGTATTTTTTTCAAACCAAATAATAGCACCCTAGCATAGGGCTTGATCTAGAAATTCATGCTCTCCACTGTAAGGGAAATTGAATTCCCAATGAAAGTCGTACCATGACCATTAGTAGCATAACCTAAATATAATCGCTCACCGGCAACCATGTTGAGTAGTAATACTTTTGAAGCATTTATATAAGTATTACTATCTGAATTCCCAACATAACTACGGCTTTTATTCACAATATTTGGGCCTGCTGATGCGGTTCCCTTCGCCACGAATAATAAAAAATTTCTGTCTGATTCATCTGAACTCCAAATAGATAAAGCATAAGAAATCTTATACACCCCAGTCTTTTTTACCTCAATATAGCTATCACCAGCAGTAACATTTTTAAGAGTAGCTGGATCGTTTGTCAATCCTGTTATTAAATAATTTCCACCCAGGATGGGACTGAAATTATTTGTCCCATAAATTTCACCGTATGATTTACCTGAATCGATAGCCGCCCATGTTGCATTACCAGCTGCATCAGAGGTAAGTACCTTGCTATCTCCCTGGTTACCATCTACAATACGCAAACTACCGTCAACATGCAATTTTGCGGTAGGTGCATTAGTTCCTATACCCACATTTACGTTATTCCCCAGAATTAGCGTATTTGCCTGTGAAGCAGTAGTACCATTTCCTATAGCAGCTGAATTTTGTCCTGTTGCCTGAGCACCGTTACCTATAGCCAGAGAATTGATTGCAGAAGCGTTCGTGGATTTTCCTATTGCAATACTACCAGCTTCCCTTGATCTGCTTGAGGCTCCAAGTGCTACTGCATCTGAACCTGTACTTTCGGAATTATTCCCTATAGCTATGGCATTAATTTTGTTAGTGTACGTATCATGACCCAAAGCCATTGAGTTTTCTCCCTGAGCATCTGAAACTGCCCCTAAAGCCACGGCATTTCTTTCTAAGGTCAAACTTTTATAACCCAGTGCAGTAGAAGCATCGCCCTTAGCATTTGCCTGAGAGCCTATAGCCGTACCAAAATCCCTATTGGTGTAAGAATCATCACCTATGGCCGTAGTAAAATTTGCAACAGCTTCTGCTGAATAACCTATAGCTATACCTTTTAAACCATTACTTATAGACCTGTTACCAACCACTACTGAGGCGATAGCTTCAGCTTTTGATTCACTTCCTATGGCAATAGCATCATTGTTACTTGCTACTGTGCGATAACCCAGTGCTGTAGAACGCAATCCTACCGCATGCGCATTACTACCATATGCAGAAGCCTCATCTGACCCAGCAATACTATTGAAACCTGTTGCAGTAGTCCTTGCTTTATTAGCATCTGCATTTCTACCCAGAGCGGTGGCATCTTCTGCGGTTGCGGATGATTCAAAACCTGCCGCAAGCGTACGTGGAGCGCTTGCTAACGCATTTCTTCCGTAAGCTGCACTCTCTTCAGATTGTGCTTTGCTTTCAAAACCGGCCGCAACAGAACGATGTCCGGTAGCAGCAGCCTGTCGTCCCAAAGCTGTCGCTTCATCTCCACCCGCAGTTGATTCAAAACCTAGTGCCATAGATCGTGCACCATTACTGGAAGAACCTACACCTAAGTTAAAAGTATTGTTGGTTTTAAAACCACCTACCGATATATTGTTTACCCGAAAGTTTAGGGCCTTGTCATTTGTAGTTCCAAGGAAAATCTGATCATCAATTACATTTCCACTAGTTGACCAGTTTCCTGTAGTCGCATTACTTTGCGTAGATGCTTTCATGGTATCCCATGCAGAACCATCCCAATAATAAAAACCTGTACCACCAGGTAGCGCTGCATTGGTATTGTAAATTAATAAGCCGGTAGCATTTGTGTATTTACCATCAATCGTAGAATTACTTATACTGCTCAAAGACACCCGTGGAATAAGAAGGCCTTTGTTTGTTGCAGAGATATCTAATATACTTGAAGGGTCTGGTGCTGAAGTTCCAATGCCCACTTGAGAATAAAGCGTGGGACAAGAAAACATAAGAGTAGTAAGCAAAAGTAATCGTAGTATCATAATAATTATTAATTTAGGGTGGTGCAAATGAATGAAAAATAAATTCATGTAACCCCTACATTTACAGGGTTTAACAGCGCCTCTAATGATATCCAGCCCTTCATCGATACATAATTGTATTTGAGCGGCATTTATGGTATGATACCCTAAGGCTAGACTAATACGTGAATGCAGATTTGATTTACTTTAAGTTTTAAATATTATTTTGAGTAATTACTATGTTAGATACCACCCTCTGGTACAGTATTCTATTCTCCATAAAAGCTTCAATGCATAATCCCATTTTACCAGATTCTCAACTTTTAATATTGAAATTACAGAAATAGAACCCTTCAGATGTACTAATGGGCAAATGCCTTTCAAGAAGATTGTGTATTATTGTAAGGATTAAAAAATACCAATGGACAACCAAGAACCAGACCCTAAAAATCCAAATATTATTGAACACAGAGCATTACCTATAGGCAAAGCAATGATCCCCATTGTGGCACTGGTGTGTATGCTTGCGTATAACGTCTTCGTTTTTGGTGATGAGGCTTTAAGTGGTTCAAATCAGTTTATTCTACTTCTTGGAGGAGCTGTAGCTGCGATCGTGGGATATTTTAATAATACGCCATACGATCTGATGATAGAGGAAGTTTCTGAAAACATTAAATCTACCGCCGGGGCGATTCTTATACTACTTATGGTAGGTTCACTTGCGGGCACCTGGCTAATTAGCGGGATTATACCTACAATGATCTATTATGGACTCCAAATCCTCAACCCTACCATCTTTCTTTCCGCTTGCGTAGTCATCTGTGCAATCATATCTGTTGCCACTGGCAGCAGTTGGACCACCTCGGCAACCGTAGGCATTGCACTTATCGGTATCGCAAATGCATTGGGCATACCCGTGGGCATGACTGCTGGCGCCATACTTTCTGGGGCTTATTTTGGAGATAAGCTTTCCCCCTTGAGCGATACCACGAACCTGGCACCTGCCATGGCGGGAACAGATCTTTTTACGCACATACAATACATGCTTTTTACAACGGTGCCTACAATTGTGATCACGATAATTGTTTTTGTTATCATAGGGTTCAATCTGGATACGACCGGAACTGCGGACACTGGCAAAATTTTGGGATCTATTGAAGAAGCATTTACAATTACGCCCTGGTTGTTCCTGGTTCCCATAATTGTAATAGCAATGATCATAAAAAAGACCTCACCTCTTATTGCATTGCTCGTAGGTACGCTGTTGGGAGGTATTGCAGCGCTACTTTTTCAGCCGGAAATTGTCGCAACTTTAGGAGGCAGCGACACTCTTACCTTTGAGAGCGGTTATAAAGGAGTAATGAATGCCATTACTGTAAGCACTTCAATAGAAACTGACAATGCGAGCTTAAACGATCTTTTCGCCTCTGGCGGAATGGCGGGTATGTTGGGTACCATTTGGTTAATCCTGTGTGCCATGGTCTTTGGCGGTATAATGGATGCCATAGGTGCTCTGGCAGCAATCAGTAAATTTATGCTGAATCTTTTTGAAAGTACTTTTGGTCTGTTCGCAAGTACCGTATTTACCTGTATAGGCCTCAATGTTACCGCAAGTGATCAATACCTCGCCATTGTAGTACCGGGTAAAATGTACGCGCAGGCATACAGGGACAAAGGGCTCGCCCCAGAAAATCTGAGCCGTACTCTTGAAGATTCTGGTACGGTTACTTCCGTTCTTGTGCCCTGGAACACTTGTGGTGCTTACCAGAGCGGAGTACTGGGCGTACATGTCGCAGATTACTTTTTCTATGCGATATTCAATTGGTTAAGCCCTTTTATGACCTTGATTTTTGCTGCTTTCAGTATTAAAATCCGCCAATTGAGCACAAAAACGGACTCCTAGAGACTTAAATTAGTACTTTTTCGAGCTATTTATTTTTTGAGCATTATCAGAATAGCAAAGTCTGCTATAAGAACTTGCACATATGGCAATCATGAATCTCTTTTTTTATCAAAATGAGCAATTGCAGCATCCCATTTTTAATCGATAATCATAACCAATACCTCTATAATTTTAGTTCATGCCTGTTTATCATTAAAAGTCCTTCTTATAAGTATTTTTGTAGTGAACAAATCAAAAAAAACACATATATGACTTTAGTAGGTAAACAATTTCCAGATATTCAAGTAGACGCCATGAACGAGATGGGCGATACTTTTAAATTGAACATTCTGGAAGAAGCAAAAAGCAATAATAAAAAAGTACTTCTCTTCTGGTATCCAAAAGATTTTACTTTTGTATGCCCTACTGAGCTGCATGCGTTTCAAAGTGCTTTAGAGGAATTTGAAAAGAGAAATACCATTGTAATAGGTGCATCTTGCGATACCCCAGAAGTTCATTTCGCATGGTTGAATACACCAAAAGATAATGGTGGTATAGAAGGAGTAACCTACCCAATTTTGGCTGATACCAATAGAAACCTTGCAAATCGCTTGGGAATTCTTGACATAACCAATGAGCGTTATGATGAAGAAAGTGGTGCATTGACCGTAGATGGTGACAATGTAACATACAGGGCAACTTATCTTATTGATGAAGAAGGAAATACCTTCCACGAAGGTATCAACCATATGCCTTTAGGTCGTAATGTAAAAGAATTTTTACGTTTGATAGATGCTTATACCCACGTACAGGAAAAAGGTGAGGTTTGCCCGGCAAACTGGGAAGAAGGTAAAGAAGGAATGAATGCAAACCGTGATGGTGTGGCTTCATACCTCTCTTCTAACTAAGACTTTTATAAGCTATACCTAATAATCGGTCAGGATCTAGCATTCTGACCGATTATAGTTTAACCGAATAAAATTTAAAATATGATTAAGGAATTAGATCAGGACAACCTTGCGGATATCGTAGAAAACAATGAGACCGTTGTTGTTCAATATATGGCAAGCTGGTGCGGAAACTGTAGGTTAATTAAGCCTAAATTCAAGAAATTGTCCGCAGAACATGAAAAT
It contains:
- the lpdA gene encoding dihydrolipoyl dehydrogenase: MSSYDVAVIGSGPGGYVAAIRCAQLGLKTAIIEKYSTMGGTCLNVGCIPSKALLDSSHHFEDAVKHFEEHGIEIPGEVKVNLQKMMERKASVVEQTTKGIEFLMNKNEIDTYQGVGSFKDKTHVHIASAEGEGQVIEAKNIIIATGSKPASLPFIAIDKERIITSTESLKLKEIPKHMIVIGGGVIGLELGQVYKRLGSEVTVIEYLDRIIPTMDAAQSKELMKVMKKQGVKFNVSHKVTVVERNGDEVTVRATDKKDKEVEFKGDYVLVSVGRKAFTEGVNLEAVGIKTDDRGRVEVNRQLQTEVKNIYAIGDVVKGAMLAHKAEEEGVFVAEIIAGQKPHIDYNLIPGVVYTWPEVASVGKTEEALKEEGIEFKSGQFPMRALGRSRASGDTDGFVKILADKKTDEVLGVHMVGARVADLIAEAVTAMEFRASAEDIARMSHSHPTYAEAVKEAALAATADRALHI
- the nhaC gene encoding Na+/H+ antiporter NhaC; its protein translation is MDNQEPDPKNPNIIEHRALPIGKAMIPIVALVCMLAYNVFVFGDEALSGSNQFILLLGGAVAAIVGYFNNTPYDLMIEEVSENIKSTAGAILILLMVGSLAGTWLISGIIPTMIYYGLQILNPTIFLSACVVICAIISVATGSSWTTSATVGIALIGIANALGIPVGMTAGAILSGAYFGDKLSPLSDTTNLAPAMAGTDLFTHIQYMLFTTVPTIVITIIVFVIIGFNLDTTGTADTGKILGSIEEAFTITPWLFLVPIIVIAMIIKKTSPLIALLVGTLLGGIAALLFQPEIVATLGGSDTLTFESGYKGVMNAITVSTSIETDNASLNDLFASGGMAGMLGTIWLILCAMVFGGIMDAIGALAAISKFMLNLFESTFGLFASTVFTCIGLNVTASDQYLAIVVPGKMYAQAYRDKGLAPENLSRTLEDSGTVTSVLVPWNTCGAYQSGVLGVHVADYFFYAIFNWLSPFMTLIFAAFSIKIRQLSTKTDS
- a CDS encoding peroxiredoxin; this translates as MTLVGKQFPDIQVDAMNEMGDTFKLNILEEAKSNNKKVLLFWYPKDFTFVCPTELHAFQSALEEFEKRNTIVIGASCDTPEVHFAWLNTPKDNGGIEGVTYPILADTNRNLANRLGILDITNERYDEESGALTVDGDNVTYRATYLIDEEGNTFHEGINHMPLGRNVKEFLRLIDAYTHVQEKGEVCPANWEEGKEGMNANRDGVASYLSSN